A window of Corvus cornix cornix isolate S_Up_H32 chromosome 4, ASM73873v5, whole genome shotgun sequence contains these coding sequences:
- the LOC104697662 gene encoding LOW QUALITY PROTEIN: homeobox protein not2-like (The sequence of the model RefSeq protein was modified relative to this genomic sequence to represent the inferred CDS: deleted 2 bases in 1 codon) — protein MPPPAPAPPARPGRSFTIAALLGRASPPPPAPPPLWGCPPAPGPPLPPLCAPGCGVPPAWAARLGATGFLISKCCFPLFKAKPSKAKRVRTIFSSEQLARLEQEFARQQYLVGQERCLLASSLHLTEEQVKVWFQNRRIKWRKQSLEQQQAKLAKMGGHPTEEPGLAEPPRGGQGLPSGGGKGPPLYLIVISIN, from the exons atgccgcccccggccccggcgccccccgcccggcccggccgctccTTCACCATCGCGGCGCTGCTGGGCCGCGCCTCGCcccccccgccggccccgccgccgctctggggctgccccccggcccccgggccgccgctgccgccgctctGCGCCCCCGGCTGCGGGGTCCCCCCCGCCTGGGCCGCCCGGCTCGGGGCTACAG GCTTCCTGATCTCCAAGTGTTGCTTCCCCCTGTTCAAAGCCAAGCCTAGCAAAGCCAAGCGTGTCCGGACCATCTTCAGCAGCGAGCAGCTGGCGCGGCTGGAGCAGGAGTTCGCGCGGCAGCAGTACCTGGTGGGGCAGGAGCGCTGCCTGCTCGCCTCCTCCCTGCACCTCACCGAGGAGCAG gTGAAAGTCTGGTTCCAAAACCGCAGGATCAAGTGGAGGAAACAAAGCCTGGAACAGCAACAAGCCAAACTGGCCAAAATGGGT GGGCACCCCACAGAGGAGCCTGGACTCGCAGAGCCACCACGAGGAGGACAAGGACTTCCCAGCGGA GGGGGAAAAGGGCCCCCCCTCTATCTGATAGTCATTAGCATCAATTAG
- the LOC104697661 gene encoding homeobox protein not2-like, with protein MKRVRTVFKPEQLERLEQEFLKQQYMVGTERVDLAATLHLTETQVKVWFQNRRIKWRKQSMEQKAAKLSQFGVIQPASADSTDSKEHEEDTVDVEL; from the exons ATGAAGAGGGTCCGCACAGTCTTcaaaccagagcagctggagcggCTGGAGCAGGAGTTCCTGAAGCAGCAGTACATGGTGGGCACGGAGAGGGTGGACCTGGCTGCAACTCTGCATCTCACAGAGACTCAG GTGAAAGTCTGGTTCCAGAACCGGAGGATCAAGTGGAGGAAGCAGAGCATGgagcagaaggcagcaaagcTTTCACAGTTTGGGGTGATCCAGCCTGCCAGTGCCGACTCCACAGACAGCAAGGAGCACGAGGAGGACACCGTGGACGTGGAGCTTTGA